TTCTCGTCGACTTCTGGACCTACAGCTGCATCAATTGTATCCGGTCAATCCCGTATCTGAAGAAGTGGTATGACGCCTACCGGGATGACGGGTTTCTCGTCATCGGTGTTCATACACCCGAGTTCGAGTTTGAAAAAAACCGGTCGAACGTGGCCAAAGCGATAGGGGATATCGGCGTCACCTGGCCGGTCGTTCTCGACAACGATTACCGGCAATGGAACGCCTATGACAACCGGTTCTGGCCCGCACACTATTATATCGATGCAAAGGGACATGTGCGGTACGTTCACTTCGGTGAAGGGGACTACGCGGACCAGGAAGGGGTAATCCGCGCGCTGATCGAAGAAACGGGAAGAAAACCGGGGCGGGAACGGTCCGGGGAAGAGCACGTCTTGACGGCAGGGACTCCGGAAATCTATCTCGGCTACGGCAGGACGCGCGGATTTCTCGACCGGGATTCGTTTGCCGGGGATACCGTTTTTGATTACGGCGGGTCCGCTTCTCCGTCGAACGGGGAATGGTCGCTTTCGGGAAAGTGGACGATCAGGAAAGATTACGTCATTCCCGAATCCACGGGGGGGCTTTACATCGGTTTCAACGCGAAAAAGGTGTTTTTGGTCGTCGAACCGGAAGCCTCCGGCGGTGAAATCGTGGTGAGTGTCGACGGGGCCGTGCCCCCGGACACCCCCGATGTGAAAGGGGGCGTGCTCGGGCCGTTAGAAAGCAGGCTTTACCAACTGGTTGAGTTTCAGGAACGGAAACAGCGTGTCATGAAATGCGCGGTCAGGGGAAGGTTGAGGTTGTTCACCGTTACCTTTGGTTAAAATGACGTTCTGTTGTACATTGTATGAAGAGAATTTTATTTTCGCTTGAGGCGGAAATCGGAAAGGAGAATTGGATTATGGATAATATAATAAACGTGTTTATGGGATTATTTCTTTTGATTACCACGGTGTCGTGCATCGGCGCCGGCGATAACGGGCATACCGCGCCGAGGAAGATCGAATGGACGGGCGTAAAACCGTCGAAGGAGGAATTGATGGAACGGCTGACGCCACTTCAGTTCGATGTGACGCAGAACAACGGAACCGAACCGCCCTTTCGGAACGAATACTGGAACAATCATGAATCAGGACTCTACGTCGATATCGTCTCCGGCGAACCCCTTTTCAGTTCGCGGGACAAGTTCGATTCCGGGACGGGATGGCCGAGTTTTACGCGGCCGTTCATCGCTGAAAATGTTGTCGAACACAGGGACGTTACCCACGGTATGGTCCGTACCGAGGTCAGAAGCAGGGCGGCGGACTCCCACCTCGGACACGTGTTCGAAGACGGTCCCGCACCAACGGGACTGCGGTACTGTATCAATTCGGCCGCGCTCATGTTCATTCCGGCCGGCAGACTGGAAGAATTCGGCTTCGGCGAATATACAGGTTCTTTTAAAAAATAAGGAGGAATATATGAAAGCGGCAATAGCGATAACGATAACGGTGCTTGTTTTTGCGGCACTGCTATTTCTGATACCGAAAGAAGACAGCCTCTTTGCGGCAGTTCCTGAACCGCCCGGCACGGAACCTGCGACACCGGGATCCACTGAAACCGCGGTCTTCGCGGGCGGTTGTTTCTGGGGGGTCGAGGGTGTCTTCGAACGCCTTTCGGGGGTGATCGATGTCGAATCGGGTTACGCGGGGGGCGAGGCACGGACCGCCCATTACAAAACGGTCAGTACCGGGACGACGGGACACGCCGAATCGGTTCGCGTGACATTCGATCCGGCCATTGTCGATTACGGGACCCTCCTCA
The Spirochaetales bacterium genome window above contains:
- the msrB gene encoding peptide-methionine (R)-S-oxide reductase MsrB produces the protein MGLFLLITTVSCIGAGDNGHTAPRKIEWTGVKPSKEELMERLTPLQFDVTQNNGTEPPFRNEYWNNHESGLYVDIVSGEPLFSSRDKFDSGTGWPSFTRPFIAENVVEHRDVTHGMVRTEVRSRAADSHLGHVFEDGPAPTGLRYCINSAALMFIPAGRLEEFGFGEYTGSFKK
- the msrA gene encoding peptide-methionine (S)-S-oxide reductase MsrA translates to MKAAIAITITVLVFAALLFLIPKEDSLFAAVPEPPGTEPATPGSTETAVFAGGCFWGVEGVFERLSGVIDVESGYAGGEARTAHYKTVSTGTTGHAESVRVTFDPAIVDYGTLLKVFFFVAHDPTQLNRQGPDRGTQYRSAIFYTSAEQKRIAGEYIGIIDKAGVFERGIVTRVVPFEAFYPAEDYHQDFMEKNPDYPYIVFWDLPKVKRLETEFPGLVKKR